In the uncultured Methanobacterium sp. genome, one interval contains:
- a CDS encoding ABC transporter substrate-binding protein, with protein MKNYFILIAAVVLIAVAGLGSFLTEYGAFSGGNTTITDMAGRNLTVPSPLNHVLSTSPTTTVMVYMIVPEKLLAFNYQVTSEEQKYMPDAYKNLPSVGGWYGSQSGSYEEFMAMNPDVVLESISPDDSSSYASTISVLNERQKKFGSITVVGVTDTSDFTTFNPSIEFIGKLLGSQGKAKKLSDFNTKVQNEVSSVVSTIPENEMVTVYYAEGSEGLQTEPSGSVHSQVIDFCKGKNVADVQMQGGSGKTQVSMEQVLSWNPQVILTTDPTFFANVYKNSTWSGVKAVQNKKVYLSPQSPFKWLDKPTGANMIIGIPWVAKILYPDKFKSLDLKGEVKEFYSEFYHYDLGEDGATKILQESGMTNI; from the coding sequence ATGAAGAATTACTTTATCCTGATTGCAGCAGTGGTTTTAATTGCAGTTGCAGGACTTGGAAGTTTTTTAACAGAATACGGGGCTTTTTCCGGGGGAAACACTACAATAACTGACATGGCCGGTCGAAATTTAACTGTGCCTTCACCCCTAAATCACGTATTATCAACGTCTCCCACCACCACGGTCATGGTGTACATGATTGTTCCTGAAAAATTACTGGCCTTCAACTATCAGGTGACCAGTGAAGAACAGAAATATATGCCTGATGCCTATAAAAATCTACCTTCAGTGGGTGGATGGTATGGGTCACAGTCAGGTAGTTATGAGGAATTCATGGCAATGAACCCTGATGTGGTGCTGGAAAGTATAAGCCCGGATGATTCATCATCATATGCATCAACAATATCAGTTTTAAATGAAAGACAGAAAAAATTTGGTTCAATAACAGTAGTGGGTGTAACTGACACCAGTGATTTCACCACTTTCAACCCCTCCATTGAATTCATTGGAAAATTACTGGGATCTCAGGGTAAGGCCAAAAAACTATCAGATTTCAACACTAAGGTTCAAAATGAAGTGAGTAGTGTGGTATCAACCATACCTGAAAATGAAATGGTAACTGTTTACTATGCAGAGGGTTCTGAAGGATTGCAAACCGAACCTTCTGGATCGGTACACTCACAGGTAATTGATTTCTGTAAAGGTAAAAATGTGGCTGATGTTCAAATGCAGGGAGGAAGTGGAAAAACTCAGGTATCCATGGAACAGGTTCTGAGTTGGAATCCCCAAGTCATTTTAACTACAGACCCCACATTCTTTGCCAATGTCTATAAAAACTCCACATGGAGTGGTGTAAAGGCTGTTCAGAATAAAAAGGTCTATCTATCTCCGCAATCCCCCTTCAAATGGTTGGACAAACCAACTGGAGCCAACATGATAATTGGAATTCCATGGGTTGCAAAAATATTGTACCCTGACAAATTCAAGAGTTTGGACCTGAAAGGTGAGGTTAAAGAATTCTATTCAGAATTCTACCACTACGATCTGGGGGAGGATGGAGCCACTAAAATCCTTCAGGAGTCTGGAATGACTAACATATAA
- a CDS encoding PQQ-binding-like beta-propeller repeat protein, producing MFKRNRSSILLVFFVLLFCLVAAGSVSAADPVSANFTSNVTNGSAPLSVQFNDTSTGNATSWSWDFGYKQTSTEQNPIHTYTAEGKYNVSFTAINGAGNSTIIKNDYINVAIPPTVTASLTGGTYNTTQAVTLTSDDPSATIYYANDKTDPRTSATKIIYTGPITITNTTTLRYAAVDTYGNWSILYLQNYVIGNGTVSTGQSNYTGPETSTTLWTYTTTGGSTSYYGSPVIGSDGTIYIGSYDGNLYALNSDGTHKWNYTTGGSIYGSLTIGADGTIYIGTSGGKFYAINPNGTSKWNYTTPGNDIYGSAAIGADGTIYVGSYDKNLYALNSDGTQKWNYTTGGPIYGSAAIGADGTIYVGSYDKNLYALNPDGTLKWNYTAGGYIYCYGGSPTIGADGTIYVGSYDKKLYAINPDGTLNWFYTTGNRIYGSAAIGADGTIYVGSYDKNFYAINPNGTFKWSYTTGNRIYGPTLIGADGIIYVGSDDGKLYALSSNGTLNWSYATGNSIRGSATIDSNGTIYFISYNKVYALKDVVPGADFTSDVNNGGVPITIQFTDKSLHDASSWLWDFGDGTTDSTDQNPTHTYTTAGDYTVTLTAFNLVGNSTKTSLISLSNLPPIVNFTSDVTSTTTFSPVKFKDTSLYATSWAWDFNGDGIIDSTEQNPIYSGYKTIGYYTVNLTVTGPGGSNSITKTDYILILPSVNASVYGGCYNTTQTVTLTSDDPAATIYYTNDTTDPRTSNKRLKYVGPITIDKTTALRYAAVDSAGRWSPLYIQNYIIGALETGGFGDPKNIGLSNCTGPQVNTTLWNYTTGGSISSWSSPVIGSDGTIYVGSDDGKVYALNVDGTVKWIYATGMYNKVGSINSLTIGADGTIYAVSGSYDNRLYALNVDGTLKWNYKAPGNIYNPKVGADGTIYLGCTDGKLYALDHNGTLKWTYDTGTYIYSRGRGPAIGSDGTIYVESVESYSRGGNLYALNPDGTLKWTYTIGGNLQGSPTVGPDGTIYVGGADGKLYALNPDGTLKWNSTLGGTIYGATIGVDGTIYVGSTNNQFYAVNVDGTLKWNYATGAGIYGATIVGSDGTIYVGSTDGKLYAFRPDGILLWTYTTGGAIYNSVAISANETLYFGSGDKNIYAIASTVCRANQTAGAAPLTVQFNASDISPGSWSWDFGDGTSSTDQNPIHTYRDPGFYNVTLTVTRSNGQIRTVRFTSYIKVYNPPVSSFTATTSWGAVPGATPAIYNNIQFSDTSANIPTAWYWDFGDGTTSILQNPTHAYTSVGDYIVKLTVINPAGNNTFSYPVHVMGTISANSTLPAGTYNTTQTVTLTSDDPAATIYYTNDTTDPRTSSTRVKYTEPITISKTTTLRHAAVTSIGKWSPLYVQNYVIGIGGLIDSPSPTYQGDNNHTGQSEYTGPQTNNTKWNNTEITSIQDNGVSIGSDGTIYAGSSIGYLYALYPTGVIKWVYYTGSLSMVTTPTIGQDGTIYIAASNYLHALRADGTLIWKLYISSTNMMSPTVGSDGTIYVANYDNSGFLESALYAINPDGSLKWNTTIFNADGRGNIVIGSDGTIYVPGSSLYAVNPDGTIKWTYDYLDHQFTSPSIGLDGTIYYLCYSGTYSNKVAALYAINPDGTLKWTYLTKNAQYGTAAIGSDGTIYLLNGGYLFAINSADGTQKWNCSAVGAISSPVIGADGTIYLAANNGLLAIRSTDGTIKWSCTSISSNGNPVIDSDGTLYIGTGKGLFAFRDVAAKFEYAIGSNPLFVEFNDTSNNATTWSWIFGDGTNSTLQNPTHKYAKSGQYMVTLNALTPEGILTAAQMITIGDIAPPTVIISPNGGDFNTTFNVTLNATDDSGTQIVYYTTDGSDPRTSSTRGIYTAPIGISGTVTLKYAAVDSSGNWSPVYRETYTKSEVISGVIVYVQDASYYTGSLNDEVQSILDNAASGSNIVFLGQLYENLHLVINKKLNLISNVGTKISLSDSSVVFLINGTQASGSTIKGFIIISTGSGSGIVVNNTNNVTISNSQISSSSGTAVQVNGSSNTTIRSSSIHDSATGISVSGSTGTQVNDSNIYNNTNGVIIENSQNTSTNQNQITGNTKNGVSVSNSNNTTINDNTIKKNGNTATTGSGIYLENSTNININSNQINENFYGITANNVTNATIKNNTFLNNDRDGILLNGNITNTTILGNTLQQNDNGININCGSENLTIRANLITDSQYKVSGQQMYHGSGIFIGENYRASSTFLLEHNVIRNNANMDFRSCQAAGTYIRGSNWYGSGCKQVTYDPQMRMAILKTGEKAFTVLFYDGVTGKIVTDLPSFSVAFMNGAYSQTVMIVDGMATAVFENLANGDVVGSAYEITVSTAYNSIITSLDGSSNDDSDPGKTGPGDSSSSGSTGTGPGSGSGSGGSSGSGASSGSASAVGATAESSAAGSSGSSCQGDCSKTVQELIVDDVIKNPNVWAIIGVVLLLVLVLGAYYRKDLMNMIQKSKK from the coding sequence ATGTTTAAGAGGAATAGATCTTCAATTTTGCTAGTATTTTTTGTTTTACTTTTTTGTCTTGTAGCAGCAGGATCTGTTAGTGCAGCAGACCCTGTGTCGGCTAATTTTACTAGTAATGTGACTAATGGCAGTGCACCATTGTCGGTTCAGTTTAATGATACTTCTACTGGTAATGCAACCAGTTGGTCTTGGGATTTTGGTTATAAACAGACATCTACTGAGCAAAATCCCATTCACACTTACACAGCTGAAGGTAAATACAATGTCAGCTTCACAGCAATCAATGGGGCAGGCAACAGTACCATAATCAAAAATGATTATATTAATGTGGCAATTCCGCCTACTGTGACTGCCAGTCTCACTGGTGGAACCTACAATACCACACAAGCCGTAACATTAACCAGTGATGACCCTTCAGCGACTATCTACTATGCTAATGATAAAACTGATCCACGGACAAGTGCCACCAAGATCATTTACACAGGTCCCATCACTATCACTAATACTACTACTCTCAGGTATGCTGCAGTTGATACTTATGGTAACTGGAGTATATTGTACTTGCAGAATTATGTGATTGGGAATGGAACTGTTAGTACGGGTCAATCTAATTACACTGGCCCAGAAACCAGCACCACATTATGGACCTACACCACCACTGGAGGCAGCACAAGTTATTATGGCAGTCCAGTAATTGGATCCGATGGAACAATATATATTGGAAGTTACGATGGTAACCTGTATGCTTTAAACTCTGATGGAACACACAAATGGAATTATACCACTGGAGGATCTATATATGGATCACTAACAATTGGTGCAGATGGGACTATATATATTGGAACTTCTGGTGGTAAATTCTATGCCATAAATCCTAATGGAACATCCAAATGGAATTATACTACTCCTGGAAACGACATATATGGTTCTGCAGCGATTGGTGCAGATGGCACCATTTACGTGGGAAGCTATGATAAGAATTTGTATGCTTTAAACTCTGATGGAACACAAAAATGGAATTATACCACTGGAGGGCCGATATATGGTTCTGCAGCGATTGGTGCAGATGGCACCATTTACGTGGGAAGCTATGATAAGAATTTGTATGCTTTAAATCCTGATGGAACACTTAAATGGAATTATACCGCAGGAGGCTACATATACTGTTATGGGGGGAGCCCAACAATAGGTGCTGATGGCACCATTTACGTGGGTAGCTATGACAAAAAACTTTATGCTATAAATCCAGATGGGACACTTAACTGGTTTTACACCACGGGGAACCGAATTTATGGTTCTGCAGCGATTGGTGCAGATGGCACCATTTATGTAGGGAGCTATGATAAGAATTTCTATGCCATAAACCCAAACGGAACGTTTAAATGGTCTTACACCACTGGAAACCGAATATATGGTCCTACACTGATTGGTGCTGATGGAATTATCTATGTGGGAAGTGATGATGGTAAGTTATATGCTTTGAGTTCTAATGGAACACTTAACTGGTCTTACGCCACAGGAAATTCAATACGTGGTTCTGCAACAATTGATTCAAATGGAACAATCTACTTTATTAGTTACAATAAAGTATACGCTTTAAAGGATGTTGTTCCTGGGGCTGATTTCACATCTGATGTAAATAATGGTGGAGTACCAATTACTATACAATTCACCGATAAATCCTTACATGATGCAAGTTCTTGGTTATGGGATTTTGGAGATGGAACCACAGACAGCACAGATCAAAACCCAACACACACCTACACTACGGCAGGTGATTATACAGTTACTCTTACCGCATTTAATTTAGTGGGAAACAGTACTAAAACATCACTTATATCACTCTCTAACCTCCCCCCAATAGTTAATTTCACATCTGATGTTACATCTACAACAACATTTTCTCCTGTTAAGTTTAAAGACACATCTCTATATGCCACATCATGGGCATGGGACTTTAATGGTGATGGAATCATTGACAGCACAGAACAAAATCCCATATACTCTGGTTACAAAACAATAGGCTACTACACGGTGAACCTTACTGTTACCGGGCCGGGTGGTAGTAACAGTATAACAAAAACAGATTACATCCTAATTTTACCCTCTGTAAATGCTAGTGTGTATGGAGGATGCTACAACACCACACAAACAGTAACCCTAACCAGTGATGACCCTGCAGCAACCATATACTACACAAACGACACTACCGACCCCAGAACAAGTAATAAAAGATTAAAGTATGTTGGACCGATTACCATTGACAAAACCACAGCGTTACGCTATGCAGCAGTTGATTCTGCTGGTAGATGGAGTCCACTTTACATACAAAACTATATAATAGGAGCTCTCGAAACTGGTGGATTTGGTGACCCTAAAAACATAGGACTATCCAATTGCACTGGTCCACAAGTTAACACAACTCTATGGAACTACACAACTGGAGGATCCATATCCAGTTGGAGCAGTCCGGTGATTGGATCAGATGGAACCATTTATGTGGGAAGTGATGACGGTAAGGTCTACGCTTTGAACGTTGATGGAACAGTCAAATGGATCTACGCCACAGGTATGTACAACAAAGTAGGATCCATAAATAGTTTAACTATAGGTGCTGATGGAACCATCTATGCAGTATCAGGATCCTATGACAACAGATTATACGCTTTGAACGTTGATGGAACACTCAAATGGAACTACAAAGCTCCAGGAAACATATACAATCCAAAAGTTGGTGCTGATGGAACCATTTACTTGGGATGTACTGATGGTAAGTTATATGCTCTTGATCATAATGGAACCCTCAAGTGGACCTATGACACTGGAACTTATATTTACAGCCGGGGTCGAGGCCCAGCCATAGGATCAGATGGAACCATCTATGTGGAAAGTGTTGAATCGTATAGTAGAGGTGGTAATCTTTACGCTTTGAATCCTGATGGAACACTTAAATGGACATATACTATTGGGGGAAATCTACAAGGTTCACCAACAGTTGGTCCGGATGGTACTATTTATGTGGGGGGTGCTGATGGTAAACTTTACGCTTTGAATCCTGATGGAACGCTCAAGTGGAATTCAACCCTCGGAGGAACCATATACGGTGCAACAATTGGTGTTGATGGTACTATCTATGTGGGAAGTACTAATAATCAGTTCTATGCTGTAAACGTTGATGGAACACTTAAGTGGAATTACGCTACTGGAGCTGGCATATATGGTGCGACAATAGTTGGATCTGATGGAACTATCTACGTGGGAAGTACGGATGGTAAATTGTATGCTTTCCGTCCTGATGGAATACTCTTATGGACTTATACCACTGGAGGAGCTATCTATAATTCTGTAGCCATCAGTGCAAATGAAACTCTATATTTCGGAAGCGGTGATAAGAACATATATGCCATTGCAAGCACTGTTTGCAGGGCGAATCAGACTGCCGGAGCTGCTCCTTTAACTGTTCAGTTCAATGCTTCCGATATTTCTCCTGGCTCATGGTCATGGGACTTTGGAGACGGAACGAGCAGCACAGACCAAAACCCGATTCACACCTATCGTGACCCTGGGTTCTACAATGTGACTCTAACTGTAACCCGAAGTAATGGACAAATACGTACTGTGAGATTCACCAGTTACATCAAAGTTTATAATCCTCCTGTGTCCTCTTTCACAGCAACTACAAGTTGGGGGGCAGTTCCTGGTGCAACTCCAGCTATTTACAACAATATACAATTCAGCGACACTAGTGCAAACATCCCAACAGCCTGGTATTGGGACTTTGGTGATGGAACAACCAGCATACTGCAGAACCCAACGCATGCGTACACAAGTGTGGGGGATTACATAGTAAAATTAACAGTAATTAACCCTGCGGGAAATAACACTTTCTCCTACCCTGTTCATGTGATGGGTACCATATCAGCAAACAGTACCCTTCCAGCTGGGACCTACAACACCACACAAACAGTAACCTTAACCAGTGATGACCCTGCAGCAACCATATACTACACAAACGACACCACAGATCCCAGAACAAGCAGTACAAGAGTAAAATATACTGAACCAATCACTATAAGTAAGACTACAACACTGAGACACGCCGCAGTTACTTCTATAGGAAAATGGAGTCCACTTTACGTACAGAACTACGTGATTGGAATTGGGGGATTAATTGATTCTCCAAGTCCTACCTATCAGGGTGATAATAATCACACAGGACAATCAGAATACACCGGCCCACAAACAAATAACACAAAATGGAACAACACCGAAATAACTTCGATACAGGATAATGGAGTATCCATAGGATCAGATGGAACCATATATGCTGGAAGTAGTATTGGTTATTTATATGCACTGTATCCTACTGGCGTAATAAAATGGGTTTACTACACTGGAAGCTTGTCAATGGTGACTACTCCAACCATAGGACAAGATGGAACCATCTATATTGCTGCAAGCAATTATTTACATGCACTAAGGGCAGATGGAACGTTGATATGGAAACTTTATATTTCTTCAACTAATATGATGTCACCGACGGTTGGATCAGATGGAACCATATACGTAGCGAACTATGATAACAGTGGTTTCCTTGAATCAGCTTTATATGCAATAAACCCGGACGGAAGCTTGAAATGGAACACAACCATTTTTAATGCAGATGGTCGAGGGAACATCGTCATAGGATCCGATGGAACCATTTATGTTCCGGGCAGTAGTTTATACGCAGTAAATCCAGATGGAACCATAAAATGGACCTATGATTACTTAGATCATCAGTTCACATCGCCATCCATTGGGCTGGATGGAACCATATATTATCTGTGTTATAGTGGCACGTATAGTAACAAGGTTGCTGCTTTATATGCAATAAACCCAGACGGAACACTTAAATGGACTTACCTCACGAAAAATGCGCAGTATGGTACTGCAGCCATAGGATCTGATGGAACCATATACCTCCTAAATGGAGGCTACCTTTTTGCAATAAACTCTGCAGATGGGACGCAAAAATGGAACTGCAGCGCTGTAGGGGCTATTTCTTCTCCAGTGATTGGTGCAGATGGAACCATATATCTTGCAGCAAATAATGGTCTTTTAGCTATACGATCTACCGATGGAACAATTAAATGGAGTTGCACAAGTATTTCATCAAATGGTAATCCTGTGATTGATTCTGATGGTACTCTGTACATTGGAACTGGTAAAGGTTTGTTTGCTTTCCGTGACGTTGCAGCTAAGTTTGAGTATGCTATTGGTTCTAATCCGTTGTTTGTAGAGTTCAATGACACTTCCAATAATGCTACAACCTGGAGCTGGATTTTCGGTGATGGGACAAATTCAACCCTGCAAAATCCAACTCACAAATATGCCAAATCAGGTCAGTACATGGTTACTTTAAATGCTTTAACTCCAGAAGGCATTCTTACAGCTGCCCAGATGATCACCATCGGTGATATCGCACCTCCAACCGTGATCATAAGTCCAAATGGCGGAGATTTCAACACAACATTCAATGTAACGTTGAATGCAACTGATGACAGTGGTACTCAGATTGTTTATTACACTACCGATGGTAGTGATCCACGTACTAGCAGTACCAGGGGTATTTACACAGCCCCGATCGGCATATCTGGTACAGTAACACTCAAATATGCTGCAGTAGACTCTTCAGGTAACTGGAGTCCGGTCTACAGGGAGACTTATACCAAGTCGGAGGTCATATCTGGTGTTATTGTGTATGTTCAGGATGCTTCGTACTACACTGGCTCACTGAATGATGAGGTACAATCAATACTGGATAATGCTGCATCTGGAAGTAACATAGTATTCCTGGGACAGCTTTATGAAAATCTGCATCTGGTCATCAATAAAAAGTTGAACTTGATAAGTAATGTGGGAACGAAGATATCTTTATCTGATTCCTCTGTTGTGTTTTTAATAAACGGAACTCAAGCTTCCGGGTCCACGATTAAAGGGTTCATTATTATTAGCACTGGTTCGGGTTCTGGAATAGTTGTAAACAACACCAACAACGTGACTATTTCCAATAGTCAGATTAGTTCCAGCAGTGGAACCGCAGTCCAGGTGAATGGAAGTTCTAACACCACCATCAGAAGCAGTTCTATACATGATTCTGCTACAGGAATCAGTGTTTCAGGAAGTACCGGCACTCAAGTAAACGATAGCAACATCTACAACAATACTAATGGAGTAATCATAGAAAACAGTCAAAATACCAGTACCAACCAGAACCAGATTACAGGTAACACTAAAAACGGAGTATCTGTTAGTAACTCCAACAACACCACCATCAACGATAACACCATCAAGAAAAATGGGAACACCGCAACCACTGGAAGTGGAATATATCTGGAAAACTCCACAAATATCAACATCAACAGCAACCAGATAAACGAAAACTTCTACGGAATAACAGCCAACAACGTAACCAATGCCACCATTAAAAACAATACGTTCCTCAATAATGACCGGGATGGCATACTGCTCAACGGTAATATAACCAACACCACTATACTGGGCAATACCTTGCAACAAAATGATAATGGGATTAACATCAACTGTGGCAGTGAAAACCTTACCATAAGAGCAAATCTAATCACAGACAGCCAGTATAAAGTAAGTGGTCAGCAGATGTATCATGGAAGTGGAATTTTCATTGGAGAAAACTATAGGGCATCATCCACATTCCTTCTGGAACATAATGTAATTCGTAACAATGCTAACATGGACTTTAGATCATGCCAAGCCGCAGGAACTTACATACGTGGTTCAAACTGGTATGGAAGTGGCTGTAAACAGGTGACCTACGATCCTCAGATGAGAATGGCGATCCTCAAGACGGGTGAAAAGGCATTTACAGTACTGTTCTATGATGGTGTGACCGGTAAGATAGTAACAGATTTGCCCTCATTTTCTGTAGCTTTTATGAACGGTGCCTATTCACAGACAGTTATGATAGTGGATGGAATGGCTACTGCTGTTTTCGAGAATCTGGCTAATGGTGATGTAGTTGGCAGTGCTTATGAAATTACTGTATCTACCGCATACAACTCTATTATAACATCTCTAGACGGATCCAGTAATGATGATTCTGATCCTGGAAAAACTGGTCCTGGTGATAGTTCAAGTAGTGGATCCACGGGTACTGGTCCAGGTTCGGGTAGTGGTTCTGGAGGTTCAAGTGGTAGTGGTGCATCTTCAGGTTCTGCTTCAGCTGTAGGTGCTACAGCAGAATCATCTGCAGCAGGAAGCAGTGGATCATCCTGTCAGGGGGACTGTTCGAAAACAGTTCAAGAGCTAATCGTGGATGATGTGATCAAAAATCCAAATGTTTGGGCAATAATTGGAGTTGTTCTGCTCTTAGTTCTGGTTTTGGGAGCATATTACCGGAAAGATCTAATGAACATGATCCAAAAATCCAAAAAATAA
- a CDS encoding DUF2162 domain-containing protein, producing the protein MAELIWEGLIISTVLLFGINITLAMGLKQIPKNKLLSIALLYGAVLFTLGSVAGYVTSLYNFANEYIALVIGIIGVVTIVTGSYTIIKWRKDGKNHDTLLSKAMISSSICCFAGFIFSAILFAKGADSFYLVFNVIMAVALVLIVIFIYQFSKFLRHAERPYPVLLGNFMILNGFYFLIAGLFIPNIKLLAQVQTNPLSIGSTTNLIFLILAAGGVFLVGVYLKKEDINNLSDIYPGKSSKLERIKK; encoded by the coding sequence ATGGCAGAATTAATATGGGAAGGTTTGATTATATCCACAGTCCTCCTGTTTGGAATTAATATAACCCTAGCAATGGGTCTCAAACAGATTCCTAAAAATAAACTATTATCCATTGCCTTGCTTTACGGTGCAGTACTGTTTACCCTTGGTTCGGTAGCTGGTTACGTTACATCGCTGTACAATTTTGCCAATGAATACATTGCACTGGTAATTGGAATAATCGGAGTTGTGACCATCGTAACCGGGAGCTACACCATCATTAAATGGAGAAAGGATGGGAAAAATCATGACACGCTCCTTTCAAAAGCCATGATATCCTCATCAATCTGTTGCTTTGCAGGATTTATTTTCTCTGCCATATTATTTGCCAAGGGTGCGGACTCATTTTACTTAGTATTCAACGTTATAATGGCAGTGGCTCTAGTTTTAATTGTAATATTTATATATCAATTTTCTAAATTTTTAAGGCACGCAGAAAGACCTTACCCCGTTCTACTGGGGAATTTCATGATTCTAAATGGTTTCTATTTTTTAATCGCCGGACTTTTCATCCCCAATATCAAATTACTGGCCCAAGTTCAGACTAACCCTCTGTCTATAGGTTCAACAACCAACCTGATTTTTCTGATACTGGCAGCGGGAGGGGTCTTTTTAGTAGGGGTCTATCTCAAAAAAGAGGATATCAATAACTTAAGCGACATTTACCCGGGAAAATCGTCCAAATTAGAACGAATTAAGAAGTAA
- a CDS encoding DUF2149 domain-containing protein has product MSRKRRFLDDSGEDPTSGIINMTDCMLVLAVGFLVFAILALQSNPSIVSSTQGPTQDTVSVKTGQTLNDTTNQSGSGSGYQQMGTVYKDPETGKLILVS; this is encoded by the coding sequence ATGTCCAGAAAAAGACGATTTTTAGATGATAGTGGTGAAGATCCCACATCTGGAATAATCAACATGACTGATTGTATGCTGGTTCTGGCAGTTGGATTTTTAGTGTTTGCCATATTGGCTTTACAGAGCAATCCATCCATAGTATCCTCAACTCAGGGGCCTACGCAGGATACAGTTTCAGTTAAGACAGGTCAAACCTTAAATGATACTACTAATCAGTCCGGGTCAGGTAGTGGTTATCAACAGATGGGAACTGTTTACAAGGATCCAGAAACAGGTAAGCTGATTCTGGTTAGTTAG
- a CDS encoding MotA/TolQ/ExbB proton channel family protein, with product MEILGTEILSNLLYLIAQSLFIPVIVVVLVFMTYAVLSLGGFLTEKFSRTKFDVNQTEALVRAISKSSTPEEMKEKVTESELQDKYKEILIKIISNHDIGPQSRRAISTKLIEEQELQFSTITQKTDILIRLAPTVGLLGTLIPLGPGLSALGSGDINSLAQALTVAFDTTITGLAAGAIAYIISGYRKKWYNDELSILEAIVESTLEALDNVQKKTIFR from the coding sequence ATGGAAATTCTTGGAACTGAAATTTTAAGCAATTTATTGTATTTAATCGCACAGAGCCTGTTCATACCGGTTATAGTTGTTGTTTTAGTCTTTATGACCTATGCAGTTTTGAGTTTAGGTGGTTTTTTAACTGAAAAATTTTCAAGAACAAAATTCGATGTGAATCAAACTGAGGCTCTGGTAAGGGCCATCTCTAAATCATCCACTCCTGAAGAAATGAAGGAAAAAGTTACCGAAAGCGAGCTTCAGGATAAATATAAAGAAATTCTCATAAAAATCATTTCTAACCATGATATTGGCCCTCAATCAAGAAGAGCAATATCCACAAAGTTAATTGAAGAACAAGAACTTCAATTTTCAACTATAACTCAGAAAACGGATATATTAATCAGATTAGCTCCAACTGTTGGTCTTTTAGGTACTTTGATCCCCTTAGGCCCGGGTTTATCCGCTTTAGGTTCTGGTGATATAAACAGTCTGGCACAGGCATTGACAGTGGCTTTTGATACTACCATTACTGGGTTAGCAGCGGGTGCTATAGCTTATATCATATCTGGATACAGAAAAAAATGGTACAATGATGAATTATCCATTTTAGAGGCAATAGTTGAATCAACGCTGGAGGCTTTGGATAATGTCCAGAAAAAGACGATTTTTAGATGA